From Afipia carboxidovorans OM5, one genomic window encodes:
- a CDS encoding EamA family transporter codes for MPTHVLLLVLLSALMHASWNAIVKSGENKLEEAGLVAGAAAVMSALVLPFVELPASTSWPWVITSAAVHQIYFMLVAAAYRAGDMGHTYPLMRGTAPLIVALVSAEVLGETLTIASWAGIGLICGGILLLAIHRHANNRATLIAVANAMVIAFYTVVDGTGVRLSGNALAYVLWLNLLSGIPIFLLVLLRDRPKVLGMMRTSGLTATIGGACKFGAYGLALWAMTQAPVAAIAALRESSVLFGVAISALILRENSGTRRIVTAALIAAGAATLRLA; via the coding sequence ATGCCGACCCATGTCCTCCTGCTCGTTCTGCTCTCTGCACTGATGCACGCGAGCTGGAACGCCATCGTCAAATCCGGCGAGAACAAGCTCGAGGAAGCAGGCCTTGTCGCGGGTGCGGCCGCGGTGATGTCGGCGTTGGTGCTGCCATTCGTCGAACTGCCGGCGTCAACAAGCTGGCCCTGGGTCATCACTTCGGCGGCGGTTCACCAGATCTACTTCATGCTGGTTGCCGCCGCCTATCGCGCCGGCGACATGGGCCACACCTACCCACTGATGCGTGGAACCGCACCGCTGATCGTTGCGCTTGTCAGTGCGGAGGTGCTCGGCGAAACGCTCACGATCGCGAGCTGGGCGGGCATCGGCCTGATTTGCGGCGGCATCCTGCTGCTTGCGATCCATCGTCACGCGAATAATCGTGCAACGCTGATCGCCGTCGCTAATGCAATGGTGATTGCCTTCTACACCGTGGTCGATGGCACCGGCGTACGGCTGTCAGGCAATGCCCTGGCCTATGTGTTGTGGCTCAATCTGCTCAGCGGAATTCCGATCTTCCTGTTGGTCTTGCTGCGCGACAGGCCGAAAGTGTTGGGCATGATGCGCACGAGCGGCCTCACCGCAACGATCGGCGGCGCCTGCAAGTTCGGCGCTTACGGCCTCGCGCTATGGGCGATGACACAAGCACCCGTTGCTGCAATCGCGGCGCTGCGCGAAAGCTCGGTGTTGTTCGGAGTTGCGATCTCGGCGCTGATCCTGCGTGAGAACAGCGGCACGCGCCGCATCGTCACCGCGGCTCTCATCGCCGCCGGAGCGGCGACGCTCAGGCTCGCCTGA
- a CDS encoding heavy metal translocating P-type ATPase codes for MTCCTSAAGIALTVASDINKDGEILLASRIVGEGLRQTDLSVPSIHCGACILAVETALGALPGVEAARVNLSTKRATIRWRDGAPPPFIETLRQAGYEAHVYDAGADVTDKTFGELIRALAVAGFAASNIMLLSVSVWSGADDATRDLFHTISAVIALPTLAYSGRVFFRSAWQALRHGRTNMDVPISIGVLLAFGLSLYETATHGPHAYFDASVTLLFFLLIGRTLDHLMREKARTAVNGLANLVARGALVLQPDGSRVYTPVNEIAAGMTVLLAAGERVPVDADVVSGQSDIDSALLTGESAPVPAAPGTRLQAGVLNLTGPLTLVATATARDSTLADLVRLMEAAESGRSAYRRIADRASQLYAPAVHATAFLTFIGWMIATGDLHRAITIAIAVLIITCPCALGLAVPMVQVMAARRLFESGILLKDGSALERLAEIDTVVFDKTGTLTAGVPRLAAPDAIDAGTLSLAAAIAAHSRHPYSRAIEAASTGKVAPHLMPETVTEHPGCGLEAKVGAHLYRLGRASWALAAQDEAHDEGLVLARDSALLTRFEFEDKLRGGAHEALAALKTNFDIEILSGDHDAAVNQIAGELGLRYRAGTMPAGKVARIESIEASGHKVLMVGDGLNDAPALAAAHASMAPATAADIGRNAADLVFLHDSLEAVPQAIGIARTAAQLVRQNLALAVGYNIIAVPIAILGYITPLVAAIAMSSSSVIVIANALRLRAKRTSGKRATPVASRRALNVTEEPA; via the coding sequence ATGACGTGCTGCACCTCCGCTGCAGGTATCGCGCTGACGGTCGCGAGCGACATCAACAAGGATGGCGAAATTCTGCTCGCGAGCCGGATTGTCGGCGAGGGCCTTCGCCAGACCGATCTCTCGGTGCCTTCCATCCATTGCGGTGCTTGCATCCTCGCCGTCGAGACCGCACTCGGCGCGCTGCCGGGCGTCGAAGCCGCGCGCGTCAATCTCTCCACCAAGCGCGCCACCATCCGCTGGCGCGACGGCGCACCGCCGCCTTTCATCGAAACACTGCGCCAGGCGGGCTACGAGGCTCACGTCTATGACGCGGGCGCGGACGTTACCGACAAGACCTTTGGCGAGCTGATCCGCGCGCTCGCGGTCGCAGGCTTTGCCGCGAGCAACATCATGCTGCTGTCGGTGTCGGTCTGGTCCGGCGCGGACGATGCGACGCGCGATCTGTTCCACACCATCTCGGCCGTCATCGCGCTGCCGACGCTCGCTTATTCCGGCCGCGTGTTCTTCCGCTCCGCCTGGCAGGCGCTGCGGCACGGGCGCACCAACATGGACGTGCCGATCTCGATCGGCGTGCTGCTCGCGTTCGGTCTCAGTCTCTACGAGACGGCGACCCATGGTCCGCACGCCTATTTCGATGCCTCCGTCACACTGCTGTTCTTTCTGCTGATCGGCCGCACGCTCGACCATCTGATGCGCGAGAAAGCCCGCACTGCCGTCAACGGCCTTGCGAACCTTGTCGCGCGCGGCGCACTGGTGCTGCAACCTGACGGCAGCCGCGTCTATACGCCGGTGAACGAGATCGCCGCCGGCATGACGGTACTGCTCGCGGCCGGCGAACGCGTGCCGGTCGATGCGGATGTCGTGAGCGGCCAGTCCGATATCGACAGCGCGTTGCTGACAGGCGAAAGCGCGCCGGTCCCGGCCGCGCCCGGCACACGGCTACAGGCGGGCGTGCTCAACCTCACCGGGCCGCTTACACTTGTTGCCACCGCAACGGCACGCGACTCCACACTCGCCGATCTGGTGCGGCTGATGGAAGCTGCGGAAAGCGGTCGCTCGGCCTATCGCCGGATCGCCGACCGCGCCTCGCAACTCTATGCGCCCGCGGTTCACGCCACCGCATTCCTCACCTTCATCGGCTGGATGATCGCGACCGGCGACCTTCACCGCGCGATCACCATCGCCATTGCCGTGCTCATCATCACCTGCCCCTGTGCGCTCGGCCTTGCCGTGCCGATGGTGCAAGTGATGGCCGCACGCCGCCTGTTCGAGAGCGGCATCCTTCTGAAGGACGGCAGCGCGCTGGAGCGGCTCGCAGAGATCGACACCGTGGTGTTCGACAAGACCGGCACGCTCACCGCGGGCGTGCCGCGCCTCGCGGCGCCCGACGCCATCGATGCAGGCACGCTGTCGCTTGCGGCCGCCATCGCCGCGCATTCGCGCCATCCCTATTCCCGGGCCATCGAAGCAGCCTCCACCGGCAAGGTGGCACCACATCTTATGCCCGAGACCGTGACCGAGCATCCCGGCTGCGGGCTCGAGGCGAAGGTCGGCGCGCATCTCTATCGTCTCGGCCGCGCCTCATGGGCGCTCGCCGCGCAGGATGAGGCGCACGACGAGGGACTCGTGCTGGCACGCGACAGCGCGCTGCTGACGCGCTTTGAGTTCGAGGACAAATTGCGTGGCGGTGCGCATGAAGCGCTCGCCGCTCTCAAGACGAATTTCGACATCGAGATTCTCTCCGGCGACCACGACGCCGCGGTGAACCAGATCGCCGGTGAACTCGGCCTGCGCTATCGCGCCGGCACCATGCCGGCCGGAAAGGTCGCACGCATCGAGTCCATCGAGGCGAGCGGCCACAAGGTGCTGATGGTTGGCGACGGACTGAACGACGCGCCGGCGTTGGCTGCCGCCCATGCCTCGATGGCGCCCGCCACCGCGGCCGATATCGGCCGCAACGCCGCCGACCTCGTGTTTCTGCATGACAGCCTCGAGGCCGTACCGCAGGCGATCGGGATCGCCAGAACGGCAGCACAACTCGTGCGGCAGAACCTCGCGCTTGCCGTCGGCTACAACATCATCGCGGTGCCGATCGCAATCCTCGGCTACATCACGCCGCTCGTCGCGGCGATTGCGATGTCGTCGTCCTCGGTGATCGTGATCGCGAATGCGCTGCGGCTGCGCGCTAAGCGCACCTCCGGCAAACGCGCGACGCCTGTGGCAAGCCGCCGCGCGCTCAACGTCACGGAGGAACCTGCGTGA
- a CDS encoding DMT family transporter, which yields MPPPKTFLSTLGLMQRPYLILCLAMMFWAGNVVIGRHAAGVFPPMALSYLRWLFAFLTILPFAWSDLKADWPIIRRHFGLVLVLSVTGVATFNTLGYWSLQYTTALNGLLLQSSGPLYVALFALVLFNVRLTWGQALGIAISLIGVLTIILQGEFSALLRIEFNKGDIGYTVALFIFGLYSAVAARRPPMKPLALIAASFGIGSLFILPLFILEMWSGRVTPINAHTIPILIYVSIFPSTLSYMFYNRGVELIGANRAAPFLHLIPVFGSVMAIGFLGETLHLYHMVGYALVFAGVVLAARKPKTT from the coding sequence ATGCCCCCGCCGAAGACGTTCCTGTCGACCCTCGGCCTCATGCAGAGGCCCTATCTGATCCTTTGCCTTGCCATGATGTTTTGGGCGGGAAATGTCGTGATCGGCCGCCATGCAGCGGGCGTGTTTCCGCCGATGGCACTATCATACCTGAGATGGCTCTTCGCCTTCCTCACCATCCTGCCGTTCGCCTGGTCCGACCTGAAGGCGGACTGGCCGATCATCCGCCGTCATTTCGGACTGGTGCTCGTCCTGTCTGTCACCGGCGTCGCGACCTTCAACACGCTCGGCTACTGGAGCCTGCAGTACACGACCGCGCTCAACGGGCTGCTGCTGCAATCGTCCGGGCCGCTTTACGTGGCGCTGTTCGCGCTCGTGCTGTTCAACGTGCGGCTCACCTGGGGCCAGGCGCTCGGCATCGCGATTTCGCTGATCGGCGTGCTGACCATCATCCTGCAGGGTGAATTCAGCGCCCTGCTGCGGATCGAGTTCAACAAGGGCGACATCGGTTACACAGTGGCGCTGTTCATCTTCGGCCTCTATTCGGCGGTCGCCGCACGCCGCCCGCCGATGAAGCCACTTGCACTCATCGCCGCCAGCTTCGGTATCGGCTCGCTGTTCATCCTCCCGCTGTTCATTCTGGAAATGTGGTCAGGACGCGTGACGCCGATCAACGCGCACACCATCCCGATTCTGATCTACGTCTCGATCTTCCCGTCGACGCTCTCGTACATGTTCTACAATCGCGGCGTCGAGCTGATCGGCGCCAACCGCGCCGCGCCCTTCCTGCATCTCATTCCGGTATTCGGATCGGTGATGGCGATCGGCTTTCTCGGCGAGACGCTGCATCTCTATCATATGGTCGGCTACGCGCTCGTGTTCGCCGGCGTCGTGCTCGCCGCGCGCAAGCCCAAAACGACATAA
- the rpoH gene encoding RNA polymerase sigma factor RpoH, giving the protein MARTATLPILNGESGLSHYLAEIRKFPMLEPQEEYMLAKRWREHDDRDAAHKLVTSHLRLVAKIAMGYRGYGLPISEVVSEGNVGLMQAVKRFEPEKGFRLATYAMWWIKASIQEYILRSWSLVKMGTTANQKKLFFNLRKAKSKISALEDGDMHEDQVKLIAKRLGVTERDVIDMNRRLGGDASLNAPIRDDGEPGEWQDWLVDTSPNQETIMAESEEYDHRRNALTGAMGVLNPRERRIFEARRLAEEPMTLEDLAAEFGVSRERVRQIEVRAFEKVQAAVKSTVARQEKAALEAAY; this is encoded by the coding sequence ATGGCCCGTACAGCCACTCTGCCGATTCTCAACGGAGAATCCGGCCTTTCCCATTACCTCGCCGAAATCCGCAAATTCCCCATGCTTGAACCGCAGGAGGAATACATGCTCGCCAAGCGTTGGCGCGAGCATGACGACCGGGATGCGGCGCATAAGCTCGTGACCAGCCATCTGCGGCTCGTGGCGAAGATCGCCATGGGTTACCGCGGCTACGGCCTGCCGATCTCCGAGGTCGTCTCGGAGGGCAATGTCGGCCTGATGCAGGCGGTCAAGCGGTTCGAGCCCGAAAAGGGCTTCCGCCTCGCCACCTATGCGATGTGGTGGATCAAGGCGTCGATCCAGGAATACATCCTGCGTTCGTGGTCGCTCGTGAAGATGGGCACCACCGCGAACCAGAAGAAGCTGTTCTTCAACCTGCGCAAGGCGAAGAGCAAGATCTCCGCGCTGGAAGACGGCGACATGCACGAGGATCAGGTCAAGCTGATCGCGAAGCGTCTCGGCGTGACCGAGCGTGACGTGATCGACATGAACCGCCGCCTCGGTGGCGACGCCTCGCTCAACGCGCCGATCCGCGACGACGGCGAACCCGGCGAATGGCAGGACTGGCTGGTCGATACCTCGCCCAACCAGGAAACCATCATGGCGGAGAGCGAGGAATACGATCACCGCCGCAACGCGCTGACCGGCGCCATGGGCGTGCTCAACCCGCGCGAACGCCGCATCTTCGAGGCGCGGCGGCTTGCCGAAGAGCCGATGACGCTCGAGGATCTGGCCGCCGAGTTCGGTGTCTCGCGCGAACGCGTACGCCAGATTGAGGTGCGTGCCTTCGAGAAGGTACAGGCCGCGGTGAAGAGCACGGTCGCACGTCAGGAGAAGGCCGCGCTGGAAGCCGCCTACTGA
- the serA gene encoding phosphoglycerate dehydrogenase → MTKPKVLISDALSPAAVQIFKDRGIDVDFQPALGKDKDKLAEIIGNYDGLAIRSATKATAKILANAKNLKVIGRAGIGVDNVEIPAATARGIIVMNTPFGNSITTAEHAITLMLALARQIPQADASTQAGKWEKNRFMGIEITGKTLGVIGCGNIGAIVADRALGLKMKVVAFDPFLSPERAKDIGVEKVDLDELLKRADFITLHTPLTDKTRNILDATAINKTKKGVRIINCARGGLVDEAALRAALDSGHVAGAAFDVFVEEPAKENVLFGHPNVICTPHLGASTTEAQENVALQVAEQMSDYLLTGAISNAINFPSITAEEAPKLKPFIELAEKLGSFAGQLTESNIAKVQITYEGAVAEMKVKALTAAALSGLLRPMLGDVNVVSAPVVAKERGMIVDEVLRAAESDYESVITVTVTTDDMKRSVSGTVYADGAPRLVNIKGIRVDAEFGKSMIYITNEDKPGFIGKFASLLGDAKVNIATFHLGRNQQGGDAIALVEVDGPVPQEILTKVAALPQVKQAKALAF, encoded by the coding sequence ATGACCAAGCCCAAAGTGCTCATCTCGGATGCGCTGTCTCCCGCCGCCGTGCAGATCTTCAAGGATCGCGGCATCGATGTCGATTTCCAGCCCGCGCTCGGTAAGGACAAGGACAAGCTCGCCGAGATCATCGGCAACTATGACGGTCTTGCCATTCGCTCCGCGACCAAGGCGACGGCGAAGATTCTCGCCAACGCCAAGAACCTCAAGGTGATCGGCCGCGCCGGCATCGGCGTCGACAACGTGGAAATTCCCGCAGCAACCGCGCGCGGCATCATTGTGATGAATACGCCGTTCGGCAATTCCATCACCACGGCCGAGCACGCGATTACGCTGATGCTGGCGCTCGCCCGCCAGATCCCGCAGGCCGATGCCTCCACCCAGGCCGGCAAGTGGGAGAAGAACCGCTTCATGGGCATCGAGATCACCGGCAAGACGCTCGGTGTGATCGGCTGCGGCAACATCGGCGCTATCGTTGCCGATCGTGCGCTTGGTTTGAAGATGAAGGTGGTCGCGTTCGACCCGTTCCTGTCGCCGGAGCGTGCCAAGGATATCGGTGTCGAGAAGGTCGACCTCGATGAGTTGTTGAAGCGCGCGGATTTCATCACGCTGCATACGCCGCTCACCGACAAGACCCGCAACATTCTCGATGCAACCGCGATCAACAAGACCAAGAAGGGCGTGCGCATCATCAATTGCGCGCGCGGTGGTCTGGTGGACGAGGCGGCGCTGCGTGCGGCGCTCGACAGCGGCCATGTTGCCGGCGCGGCGTTCGACGTGTTCGTCGAGGAGCCGGCCAAGGAAAACGTGCTGTTCGGTCATCCCAACGTGATCTGCACGCCGCATCTCGGCGCATCCACCACTGAGGCTCAGGAGAACGTCGCGCTGCAGGTTGCCGAACAGATGTCGGATTATCTGCTCACTGGCGCGATTTCCAATGCGATCAACTTCCCTTCGATCACGGCGGAGGAAGCACCGAAGCTCAAACCCTTCATCGAACTCGCCGAAAAGCTCGGCTCGTTCGCGGGCCAGCTCACCGAGAGCAACATTGCCAAGGTGCAGATCACCTATGAGGGCGCGGTTGCGGAGATGAAGGTGAAGGCGCTCACAGCGGCTGCGCTGTCCGGCCTGCTGCGTCCGATGCTGGGCGACGTCAATGTCGTGTCCGCGCCGGTCGTCGCCAAGGAGCGCGGGATGATCGTGGACGAAGTGCTGCGGGCCGCCGAGAGCGACTATGAAAGCGTCATCACCGTCACCGTGACAACGGACGATATGAAGCGTTCGGTCTCCGGCACGGTCTATGCCGACGGCGCTCCGCGCCTCGTCAACATCAAGGGCATCCGCGTCGACGCCGAGTTCGGCAAGTCGATGATCTACATCACCAACGAGGACAAGCCGGGCTTCATCGGCAAGTTCGCTTCGCTGCTCGGCGATGCCAAGGTCAACATCGCGACCTTCCATCTCGGCCGCAACCAGCAGGGTGGCGACGCCATCGCGCTGGTCGAAGTCGACGGTCCGGTGCCGCAGGAGATTCTCACCAAGGTTGCGGCGCTGCCACAGGTGAAGCAGGCCAAGGCGCTGGCGTTCTGA
- a CDS encoding RluA family pseudouridine synthase — MQRSSSDHPETGTDIGPGPAEAGDRRSITAAASGKSQRLDRLLAEQIDDLSRTRLKALILAGHVSLGDTVVRDPAYQVKAGEAITIEVPPAVDPEPVGENIPLDIVYEDDDIIVLDKQRGLVVHPAAGHENGTLVNALIAHCGASLSGIGGVKRPGIVHRLDKDTTGLMVIAKNDHAHQSLTAQFADHGRTGELRRGYLAFVWGVPARPRGTIDQPIDRHPFAREKMAVRASGRQAITHWEMLESFAGRDGKPLAALLACQLETGRTHQIRVHLSHAGHPLIGDDVYGSGFRTKVNQLAEPAKIAVTTLGRQALHAYLLQIEHPTTGEVLEWQSELPEDLAHLQALLRAAP; from the coding sequence ATGCAAAGGTCTTCTTCAGATCATCCCGAAACGGGAACGGACATAGGACCCGGTCCTGCGGAGGCGGGCGACCGCCGCTCTATCACAGCCGCGGCCTCGGGCAAATCGCAGCGGCTCGACCGGCTGCTCGCGGAACAGATCGACGATCTGTCGCGTACCCGCCTGAAGGCACTGATCCTGGCGGGCCACGTCAGCCTTGGTGACACGGTGGTGCGCGACCCTGCCTATCAGGTGAAGGCCGGGGAGGCCATTACGATCGAGGTACCGCCGGCCGTCGATCCGGAACCGGTCGGGGAGAACATCCCGCTCGATATCGTCTACGAGGACGATGACATCATCGTGCTCGACAAGCAGCGCGGCCTCGTGGTGCACCCCGCCGCGGGTCACGAGAACGGTACCCTCGTCAATGCGCTGATCGCCCATTGCGGCGCGAGTCTTTCCGGGATCGGCGGCGTCAAGCGACCGGGCATCGTCCACCGGCTCGACAAGGACACCACCGGACTGATGGTGATCGCCAAGAACGATCATGCCCATCAGTCGCTGACGGCACAGTTCGCCGACCATGGCCGCACCGGGGAGCTGCGGCGCGGCTATCTCGCCTTCGTCTGGGGCGTGCCGGCGCGGCCGCGCGGCACCATCGACCAGCCGATCGACCGCCATCCCTTTGCGCGGGAAAAGATGGCGGTGCGCGCCTCCGGCCGGCAGGCGATCACCCATTGGGAGATGCTGGAGAGCTTTGCCGGGCGCGATGGCAAGCCGCTCGCCGCCCTCCTCGCCTGCCAACTCGAGACGGGGCGCACCCACCAGATTCGTGTCCATTTGAGCCACGCCGGCCATCCGTTGATCGGGGACGACGTCTACGGGTCGGGCTTCCGCACCAAGGTGAACCAGCTCGCCGAGCCTGCGAAAATTGCCGTCACCACCCTCGGCAGGCAGGCGCTCCATGCCTATCTCCTGCAGATCGAGCACCCGACGACAGGAGAGGTTCTGGAGTGGCAATCGGAGCTCCCCGAAGATCTGGCCCACCTGCAGGCCTTGCTACGCGCGGCGCCTTGA
- the ccoS gene encoding cbb3-type cytochrome oxidase assembly protein CcoS yields MADFLYLVPIALLLGLAGLGAFMWALSNGQYEDLSGAAERIFLDDKDVPL; encoded by the coding sequence ATGGCCGACTTTCTTTATCTCGTCCCCATCGCGCTGCTGCTCGGCCTCGCCGGGCTCGGCGCATTCATGTGGGCGCTCAGCAACGGGCAGTACGAAGATTTAAGCGGCGCCGCCGAGCGCATCTTCCTCGATGACAAGGATGTGCCGCTCTGA
- a CDS encoding formyltransferase family protein has protein sequence MRVTLAGSRHFGVKTLEMLLTHGVEIAGVVVADGDDRLAAAARDAGLNLHVQADPKVIEASEIPPDTDLIITAHSHARVSEEALAASRLGGIGYHPSLLPRHRGIAAVEWTIREGDPVTGGTIYHLAERMDAGAIAAQEWCFVVKGETARELWERALAPLGLKLMARVIDHAKTFGSLPAKPQDERFATRAPRIKAAVEA, from the coding sequence TTGAGAGTGACTCTTGCAGGCTCGCGTCACTTCGGGGTGAAGACGCTCGAAATGCTGCTGACCCATGGCGTCGAGATCGCGGGCGTGGTCGTGGCCGACGGCGATGATCGTCTTGCGGCTGCGGCGCGCGACGCCGGGCTCAATCTCCATGTGCAGGCCGACCCGAAGGTGATCGAGGCGTCCGAGATTCCGCCGGATACCGATCTCATCATCACCGCGCACAGCCATGCCCGTGTCTCGGAGGAGGCGCTTGCGGCCTCGCGGCTCGGCGGCATCGGCTATCATCCCTCGCTGCTGCCGCGCCATCGCGGCATCGCCGCGGTGGAATGGACCATCCGCGAAGGTGATCCCGTGACTGGCGGTACGATCTATCATCTCGCCGAGCGCATGGATGCCGGTGCGATTGCCGCGCAGGAATGGTGCTTCGTCGTGAAGGGCGAGACCGCGCGCGAGTTGTGGGAGCGGGCACTGGCGCCGCTCGGTTTGAAGCTGATGGCGCGTGTGATCGATCATGCCAAGACGTTCGGCTCGCTGCCAGCCAAGCCGCAGGACGAGCGGTTCGCGACGCGAGCGCCGCGGATCAAGGCTGCCGTCGAAGCGTAA
- a CDS encoding adenylosuccinate synthase, translating into MTNVVVVGAQWGDEGKGKIVDWLSEQADIVVRFQGGHNAGHTLVINGKTYKLALLPSGVVRPSKLSVIGNGVVFDPQAFIIEMERLKEQGVAVSPDNLRVAENVTLILPLHRELDAVRENASKATAIGTTQRGIGPAYEDKVGRRAIRLMDLDDPQTLPHKVDRLLAHHNALRRGLSLPEIDATALIKDLAELAPKVLPFADSVWNLLDHKRREGKRILFEGAQGALLDVDHGTYPYVTSSNTVAAQAATGSGMGPNALGYVLGICKAYTTRVGQGPFPTELMDATGELIGERGREFGVNTGRKRRCGWFDAVLVRQTVRTCGIHGLALTKLDILDGFEEIKVCVGYELDGKEIDHLPAGEGAQSRIKPIYETIEGWQEPTANARSWADLPAQAIKYVRRVEELVGCSVALLSTSPEREDTILVQNPFEA; encoded by the coding sequence ATGACTAATGTTGTGGTCGTCGGCGCCCAGTGGGGGGACGAAGGGAAAGGCAAGATCGTCGATTGGTTGTCGGAACAGGCTGACATCGTCGTTCGATTCCAGGGCGGGCACAATGCCGGCCATACGCTCGTCATCAACGGCAAGACTTATAAGCTCGCTTTGCTGCCGTCCGGTGTCGTGCGGCCGTCGAAGCTGTCGGTCATCGGCAACGGCGTGGTGTTCGATCCGCAGGCGTTCATCATCGAGATGGAGCGGCTGAAGGAGCAGGGCGTTGCCGTGTCTCCAGACAATCTTCGTGTTGCCGAGAACGTCACGCTGATTCTGCCGCTGCACCGCGAGCTCGATGCCGTGCGCGAGAACGCGAGCAAGGCGACCGCGATCGGCACCACCCAGCGTGGCATCGGTCCCGCTTATGAAGACAAGGTCGGCCGTCGTGCGATCCGCCTGATGGATCTCGACGATCCGCAGACCCTGCCGCACAAGGTCGACCGGCTGCTGGCGCATCATAACGCGCTGCGCCGTGGCCTGTCGCTGCCGGAGATCGATGCGACCGCGCTCATCAAGGATCTCGCCGAACTGGCGCCGAAGGTGCTGCCGTTCGCGGATTCGGTGTGGAATCTGCTCGATCACAAGCGCCGCGAAGGCAAGCGTATCCTATTCGAGGGCGCACAGGGTGCGCTGCTCGACGTCGATCACGGCACCTATCCTTATGTGACCTCGTCGAACACGGTGGCGGCGCAGGCCGCGACCGGCTCCGGCATGGGCCCCAACGCGCTCGGCTATGTGCTCGGCATCTGCAAGGCCTATACGACCCGCGTCGGACAGGGACCGTTCCCCACCGAGCTCATGGATGCCACCGGCGAATTGATCGGCGAGCGCGGTCGCGAATTCGGCGTCAACACCGGGCGCAAGCGCCGCTGCGGCTGGTTCGATGCCGTGCTGGTGCGCCAGACCGTCCGCACCTGCGGCATCCATGGCCTCGCTTTGACCAAACTCGACATTCTCGATGGCTTCGAGGAGATCAAGGTTTGTGTCGGCTACGAGCTCGATGGTAAGGAAATCGACCATCTTCCGGCAGGAGAGGGCGCACAGAGCCGAATCAAGCCGATCTACGAGACCATCGAAGGCTGGCAGGAGCCGACCGCGAATGCGCGCTCGTGGGCCGATCTGCCGGCGCAGGCAATCAAATATGTGAGGCGTGTGGAAGAATTGGTGGGATGTTCGGTCGCGCTGCTTTCCACAAGTCCCGAACGTGAAGATACTATTCTGGTACAAAACCCGTTCGAGGCATGA
- a CDS encoding phosphoserine transaminase: protein MTVAKPALRPNVPHFSSGPCAKRPGWTPENLKDASLGRSHRAKVGKAKLKLAIDLTREVLEVPADYRIGIVPASDTGAVEMALWSLLGPRPVTMIAWESFGEGWITDVVKQLKLKDVTKLTAGYGEIPDLAKADKNSDIVFTWNGTTSGVRVPNADWIAADREGLAICDATSAAFAQKLDWSKLDVVTFSWQKALGGEGAHGMLILSPRAVARLESYTPPWPMPKIFRMTKGGKLNEGIFVGETINTPSMLCVEDYLDALNWAKSVGGLKGMTARADANTKVLSDWVAKTPWVDFLAADPAIRSNTSVCLKVVDPAITALPADAQADFAKKLVAAVEKEGAGYDLGAYRDAPPGLRIWCGATVEAADVAALTQWLDWAFAETKATLAKAA from the coding sequence ATGACTGTAGCGAAGCCCGCTTTGCGGCCGAACGTGCCGCACTTTTCCTCCGGCCCCTGCGCCAAGCGCCCCGGATGGACCCCCGAAAATCTTAAAGACGCCAGCCTCGGCCGCTCGCATCGTGCGAAGGTCGGCAAGGCCAAGCTCAAGCTCGCGATCGACCTCACCCGCGAGGTGCTCGAAGTTCCCGCCGATTACCGCATCGGCATTGTGCCCGCGTCCGATACCGGCGCGGTGGAAATGGCGCTGTGGTCGCTGCTCGGCCCGCGCCCCGTCACCATGATCGCCTGGGAATCGTTCGGCGAAGGCTGGATCACCGACGTGGTCAAGCAGCTGAAGCTCAAGGACGTCACCAAGCTCACCGCCGGTTATGGCGAGATTCCCGATCTCGCCAAGGCCGACAAGAATTCCGACATCGTCTTCACCTGGAACGGCACCACTTCCGGCGTGCGTGTGCCGAATGCCGACTGGATCGCGGCCGACCGTGAAGGCCTTGCGATCTGCGACGCCACTTCGGCGGCGTTCGCACAGAAGCTCGATTGGTCCAAGCTCGATGTCGTCACCTTCTCCTGGCAGAAGGCGCTCGGCGGCGAGGGCGCGCACGGCATGCTGATCCTGTCGCCGCGCGCTGTTGCGCGGCTCGAGAGCTACACGCCGCCGTGGCCGATGCCGAAAATCTTCCGCATGACCAAGGGCGGCAAGCTCAACGAAGGCATCTTCGTGGGCGAGACCATCAACACGCCGTCGATGCTCTGCGTCGAGGATTATCTCGATGCGCTCAACTGGGCGAAGTCGGTCGGCGGCCTCAAAGGTATGACGGCGCGCGCCGATGCCAACACCAAGGTGCTGAGCGATTGGGTTGCGAAGACGCCGTGGGTCGATTTCCTCGCGGCCGATCCGGCGATCCGCTCCAACACTTCGGTGTGCCTCAAGGTGGTCGATCCCGCGATCACCGCACTTCCTGCAGACGCGCAGGCGGACTTCGCCAAGAAGCTCGTCGCGGCGGTTGAGAAGGAAGGCGCGGGTTATGATCTCGGGGCTTATCGCGACGCCCCGCCGGGCCTACGCATCTGGTGTGGCGCGACGGTGGAAGCCGCTGATGTCGCGGCGCTCACGCAGTGGCTCGACTGGGCCTTCGCCGAGACCAAGGCCACGCTCGCCAAGGCGGCGTAG